One region of Cydia pomonella isolate Wapato2018A chromosome 25, ilCydPomo1, whole genome shotgun sequence genomic DNA includes:
- the LOC133531574 gene encoding uncharacterized protein LOC133531574 produces MKLDTILKKVQSHESIRSPPPAEPLPLKKLLRKKPQDKFGHVSCKVDTTAPLLRLTPPLALRSTAAALRLQRENMMLLRFIRNNHFTRGRVDSRWRVLPPGSRQYHAARVEFSKRTHAENKRLYKIFTTASPRLTPTAELEQWWSRITRERHARGPWLLAPPAPQLDPAFLAPEGVIRPRVSISLRIRGGAALGELKLELFSEACARTAAIFIALLPAYVGSAFHRAIEHFYRGEAGAARYKLVRVCDSSTLHDFLTLAQQQLQPQEELLLVELRVPMAGALDLGAVRAPAPAAVAAATAALPPPRHLPRQPNLQALLSTNELSHELRKILISLVEAGARLAAAGPHYERALGELRAALQPPRPATRPVVEVITPEEIARRIAEEQEQPHTPPPVAGSDAYRRAEHLQRSNAACSTRACW; encoded by the exons ATGAAGCTAGACACGATACTAAAGAAGGTCCAGTCCCATGAGTCGATACGGTccccgccgcccgccgagcCCCTCCCACTGAAGAAGCTGCTGCGAAAGAAGCCACAAGACAAA TTCGGCCACGTCAGCTGCAAAGTGGACACCACGGCGCCGCTCCTACGGCTCACGCCGCCGCTGGCGCTGCGCAGTACGGCGGCCGCGCTCCGGCTGCAGCGAGAGAACATGATGCTGCTGCGCTTCATCAGGAATAACCACTTCACCCGG GGTCGCGTGGACAGCCGCTGGCGTGTCCTGCCGCCCGGTAGCCGCCAATACCACGCAGCCAGGGTCGAGTTCAGCAAGAGGACGCACGCAGAGAACAAACGCTTGTACAAGATTTTCACCACTGCG TCTCCCCGCCTCACACCGACGGCGGAGCTAGAGCAGTGGTGGTCGCGCATCACACGTGAGCGGCACGCACGCGGCCCGTGGCTGCTCGCGCCGCCCGCACCGCAGCTCGACCCTGCTTTCCTGGCTCCGGAGGGAGTCATACGACCAAG GGTGTCGATATCGCTGCGTAtacgcggcggcgcggcgctggGCGAGCTCAAACTGGAGCTGTTCTCGGAGGCGTGCGCGCGCACCGCCGCCATCTTTATTGCGCTGCTGCCCGCCTACGTCGGCTCCGCCTTCCACAG GGCCATCGAGCACTTCTACCGCGGCGAGGCGGGCGCGGCCCGCTACAAGCTGGTCCGCGTCTGCGATTCCTCCACCCTGCATGACTTCCTGACCCTCGCGCAGCAGCAACTCCAGCCGCAG GAGGAGTTGCTCTTAGTGGAACTGCGCGTGCCGATGGCGGGCGCACTGGACCTGGGCGCCgtgcgcgcgcccgcgcccgccgccgtcgccgccgccaccgccgcgctgccgccgccgcgccatCTGCCACGACAGCCCAACCTTCAAGCGTTGTTGTCTACAAACGAACTCTCACACGAGCTGAGGAAG ATTCTGATAAGCCTAGTGGAGGCGGGCGCTCGATTGGCGGCGGCCGGGCCGCACTACGAAAGGGCCCTGGGAGAGTTGCGAGCGGCACTGCAGCCCCCACGCCCCGCCACCCGCCCCGTCGTCGAG GTGATCACGCCGGAGGAGATTGCGCGGCGCATCGCGGAGGAGCAGGAGCAGCCCCATACACCACCTCCCGTGGCCGGCAGCGACGCCTACCGCCGCGCAGAACACCTACAGAG ATCCAACGCGGCCTGCTCAACACGCGCATGCTGGTAG
- the LOC133531576 gene encoding peroxynitrite isomerase THAP4-like codes for MAAVEMPEALKPISWLAGRWKTESGSGKYPDIPEFHYHEVLEFTCIGQPMLNFTSTSRHPEKQTPMHQERGFLRIKPGTQQLAFIVSHNFGLTSLEEGQVEPETQQVVLTSTSISRMSFAKQPFVKSLKRVWKLLDPGTLEVTVYMETDDTPLTEHLKAVYTKESQE; via the exons ATGGCAGCTGTGGAAATGCCGGAAGCCTTGAAGCCGATCAGCTGGCTCGCCGGCCGGTGGAAAACTGAAAGCGGCTCCGGGAAATACCCTGACATCCCGGAGTTTCACTACCACGAAGTTTTGGAGTTCACCTGCatag GTCAACCAATGTTGAACTTCACATCCACATCTCGGCACCCAGAGAAGCAGACTCCAATGCACCAGGAGCGTGGCTTCCTCCGCATCAAACCTGGCACCCAGCAGCTCGCCTTCATTGTCAGCCACAACTTTGGGTTAACATCACTCGAGGAAGGCCAAGTGGAGCCGGAGACACAGCAAGTTGTTTTGACTTCGACTAGTATTTCACGCATGTCTTTTGCGAAACAGCCATTCGTTAAGAGCTTGAAACGGGTGTGGAAACTCCTGGATCCGGGCACTCTGGAAGTGACCGTTTATATGGAGACTGATGATACGCCGCTTACTGAGCATCTGAAGGCCGTTTATACCAAAGAATCTCAAGAGTAG